The following proteins are co-located in the Phaeodactylum tricornutum CCAP 1055/1 chromosome 2, whole genome shotgun sequence genome:
- a CDS encoding predicted protein — MSRPRRNFSFSFVGPKTLDDVIKKELVTEKSGAEVADIWYSYHENKPSRKVGFVESAEMVRLSDSSGVDFLLYGGYRWWRLTSDRYAPIVHSSCSLYSETTFQSPGHFLMAYLEDYKMDPQSATPLLTFSVFDDLADNKDVVLVRADILNKSIQDDEGRKVVRSVLDNYRDEEHFVVVKTFNERPDAFDIDDYISRMNIRWQQDPPNTARWSEDPSGAAGSSNMNDKEARVVFFFLKREERICLQIEIVSSPRQSTNSATPSRTTTTPVLPVDCSEGADVSAETSLEEFCIVMEDFLKFQSWGEPLIGSADAGLGQPIRPTKNGLQWLAVPSMCVNTAYRVTRGSLQRLSVTDAASITVDAQISLPTGAIRIATSPDGRLVAVALMDGSLAFYDSTKKALNLRRHLSDVHSHFVSSTDEVPSLSRDSAAGASGPVRSLAFGSDPNVDGYALLLVDDSQQGCIIYHIDDESKPTDMVPHQLDRGGFSSACWRSGGAASASPSGMGALALGTTDGVVHVYSYTNDGNTTPSSSLSSQLIHRGIISFPGDGDGWSCTHLDWYDDALVAGYGRVIPDEGDVTDVENEDDAADHEALLFVFVLDDSFHVSTTSDLGDVVPFFSVPKQGRHVFLTTFAPSATHAPLLLVASNVATDVGVVRRTEENTWDLTDVPEGDNVMTPTNDDDEFTYPIGLCVIRVAQESQTVPIVLLAATDGSIGCWELLHQSQDDFFRLEPQLPSILPDDAVPPKVQRSTTTSPSTIVGGSKTSLFTEENPLSSANLTQMPMATGGKDDRFSFGAVNDSGGASFFVDGITNPEVGSRLPPTRNLSGAVSEQKEVTKISTSVERPPALGETTPHVMVQSDYQQPADTFKRTASSPVDSPGFGGVTTLKTSDGKMTAVDGEAIVFGSGSAPAFGSGSSFSFGTLAHSSSSAAFSSSPMNNSQSAFENIFGPKPTFSSTATNMAKPLFGLTKSMEGKKTEEPESPALIAKPSEDDEELGIQGPLAQKAGHVFDEIDDGRKGYVAASNIEDLLDRLGEGFHGSELDLQVSLIDPSGTGQLQRSAFVQWYVNHVDGGIRDVSDSRSLDSDDRAEREEEREHTRKRFMDMAVEDQFGYAVDASDFGKLMESMGTTYCEEEHVETIKKLQKKPRNMIYLDDFCDWYVAWLFNGDEDSVSEKDDQDIAKGKEDKGLSPYGTAGGWGDTFKKQGDSGGWKCDVCMVHNESSLTKCAACETPRPGHRDTESLAIPESKCSGSIGPSGFTFGVPAASAISKTEGSGFIFGEAPLPPLAAPARSDMAGSAASASSGFTFVSLHITDQTLSRVQRSTSSSTSNSVSPLSSTTPQKPFSAALKTSSAFPSMSSSAPTPASASVNASSSAAFPPMSSTAPTPFSAPSKTSSAFPSMSSSAPTPASASVNASSSAAFPPMSSTAPTPFSATLKTSSAIPPMSSGAPTPASASVKASSSAAFPPMSSTAPTPFSAPTKTATSSAPGIFFPSTTYVSPSSSIQPQSRIVAANPLLRGNGAETLDLSDCSRQFLDIAQKMNINLVDLSSHLPSMARHSVEISISDVVADLRDCMVALFDIQFSLSHIKDKSATSLYMRAHTTRLFSESRQTIDMLSSQNTDSFVLNQPLDSESEKRRREMASTAYKFHGYLERLEKQTALLEDFRGPNGPGRLIHQLTSLLNDTKAFRDEVVRMGGRVEEIWKVGRSRKLRSRGVSPARASVQARTKTSSSCASVLDLCISVDKSFQRLTTPSITVFKLMQPCEPAPVEKATFRRQWNSKYAIAQSIPLSIGMTDIERRRPANESLLFSQQARYVHRRAWDGSSVDTSQAQKLSFSPPKELTMRNTVDAAQNSLAKFGTTRTAVNGALSIAERGVGKPIATQSVNTPHEIASIKPEAVLSAVSAALPPLSTKAPTAFSAQASPDSTENQMAPQTRSFDSSNRNDQGGAVPRMDLDKASSLPDSLVKTDNSKSRDSPAISRSYRELLEDFYVKYCPTKLGDIEKLLEKYKGREAEMFAKLSKKYNVANPLGSTDPPISGSFGAADRSSKNPFTQSAAQKGPSLSSVQRTSDASSLSPFRASVPGVSSHLGATGSSQDILSASSGAFGTSHPSPAGFSMTSNANHTVSSAFGSSSTATAMHSELGPVMDTTKSPFDSAGTPAFGQLISSPSTTPFGMSAQSSSAISLKSGQLFTGGNPRETLLAFYNQHNPSKVAEVDRLLAKYQGKEDQMFRNLAKKYNLDPSTFGISSGPSAALAFGSPTIGAPTNFGQPSALGGGSPFGAPVPAPGRFGGAISGGGFSQFSSPSSAPSPSGLSSSGAFGSASFGALAQSPAPSGFGAFGSASLASPFGSTTPFGAARR; from the exons ATGTCAAGGCCACGCCGGAACTtcagcttttcgttcgtcgGTCCCAAGACGCTGGACGATGTAATCAAAAAGGAGCTGGTGACAGAGAAATCGGGTGCCGAAGTCGCCGATATTTGGTATTCCTATCACGAAAATAAG CCAAGCAGGAAAGTCGGTTTTGTCGAGAGCGCAGAAATGGTAAGACTGTCAGATTCATCAGGTGTTGACTTTTTGCTGTATGGCGGCTATCGTTGGTGGCGTCTCACTTCTGATCGATACGCACCGATAGTCCATTCTTCGTGCAGCCTGTATTCCGAGACGACG TTTCAGAGTCCGGGCCACTTTCTCATGGCCTATTTAGAGGACTACAAAATGGATCCGCAGAGTGCAACCCCGTTGTTAACGTTTTCGGTGTTTGACGATTTGGCAGACAACAAAGACGTGGTACTAGTCCGCGCCGATATTCTCAATAAGAGTATACAAGATGACGAAGGTCGGAAAGTGGTCCGTAGCGTTTTAGACAATTACCGGGACGAAGAGCactttgttgtcgtcaagaCCTTCAACGAACGACCCGACGCGTTTGATATCGACGACTATATCTCCCGAATGAATATTCGTTGGCAACAGGATCCTCCGAATACG GCGCGGTGGTCGGAGGATCCCAGTGGTGCGGCTGGATCGTCAAACATGAACGATAAGGAAGCTCGGGTTGTCTTTTTTTTCTTAAAAAGAGAAGAGCGAATATGCTTGCAAATTGAAATAGTCT CATCCCCACGACAATCGACAAACAGCGCGACTCCTTCGCGGACAACTACAACTCCCGTCCTTCCTGTGGACTGTTCTGAAGGTGCTGACGTCTCTGCGGAAACTAGTTTGGAAGAGTTCTGTATCGTGAtggaagactttttgaaGTTTCAGTCATGGGGGGAACCGTTGATCGGTTCCGCCGATGCCGGTCTGGGGCAACCCATTCGACCGACGAAGAATGGATTGCAGTGGCTCGCGGTTCCGTCCATGTGCGTCAACACGGCCTACCGTGTAACCAGAGGGTCACTCCAGCGGCTATCTGTGACCGATGCCGCAAGTATTACCGTAGATGCACAAATATCGTTACCGACGGGAGCCATCCGAATTGCAACTTCGCCAGATGGACGTTTGGTTGCCGTGGCCTTGATGGACGGTTCATTGGCGTTCTACGACTCAACCAAGAAGGCGTTGAATTTGAGACGGCACCTCTCAGATGTGCACTCACATTTCGTGTCCAGTACTGACGAGGTGCCCTCGTTGTCTCGAGACAGTGCGGCGGGAGCGTCCGGCCCCGTGCGCTCTCTCGCGTTCGGTTCGGACCCGAACGTCGACGGATATGCACTCTTGCTCGTGGACGACAGTCAACAAGGGTGTATCATTTACCATATAGACGATGAATCCAAGCCGACCGACATGGTGCCACACCAACTCGATCGTGGGGGTTTCTCCAGTGCCTGTTGGCGGTCCGGTGGGGCGGCTTCGGCATCGCCGAGTGGCATGGGAGCGCTCGCGCTCGGTACGACCGACGGAGTCGTGCACGTCTACTCGTATACGAATGACGGTAATACaacgccatcgtcgtcattgtcatccCAGCTGATCCATCGGGGTATTATTTCCTTCCCAGGTGATGGGGATGGATGGAGTTGCACGCACCTGGATTGGTACGACGACGCGCTGGTGGCTGGATACGGTCGCGTTATTCCCGACGAAGGCGACGTCACGGACGTAGAAAATGAAGACGATGCCGCCGATCACGAAGCCCTCTTGTTCGTTTTTGTCCTTGACGACTCTTTTCACGTTTCGACTACATCGGACCTCGGGGATGTAGTCCCGTTCTTTTCCGTTCCGAAACAAGGGCGCCACGTGTTCTTGACCACCTTTGCTCCATCGGCTACCCACGCACCTTTACTGCTGGTAGCGAGCAATGTAGCAACAGATGTGGGAGTTGTCAGGCGGACGGAAGAAAATACTTGGGATTTGACCGATGTCCCCGAAGGGGATAATGTCATGACACCGACgaatgacgacgatgagttTACGTATCCTATTGGCCTTTGCGTAATTCGTGTGGCACAGGAAAGTCAGACCGTCCCAATTGTGCTGCTAGCTGCCACAGATGGGTCCATCGGTTGTTGGGAACTCCTACACCAAAGCCAAGATGACTTTTTTCGACTTGAGCCGCAACTACCATCCATACTCCCTGACGACGCTGTGCCGCCGAAAGTTCAGAGATCGACGACTACGTCACCATCTACCATTGTTGGTGGCAGCAAAACGTCATTATTTACCGAGGAAAACCCATTATCATCCGCAAATTTGACTCAGATGCCCATGGCGACAGGTGGCAAGGATGATAGATTCTCTTTCGGAGCGGTGAATGATTCAGGGGGAGCTTCTTTTTTTGTAGATGGTATTACCAATCCAGAAGTTGGTAGCCGACTTCCACCTACTAGAAACTTGTCTGGCGCTGTATCTGAGCAGAAGGAGGTAACTAAGATTAGCACGTCCGTTGAAAGGCCACCGGCGCTGGGTGAGACAACTCCTCATGTCATGGTACAAAGCGATTACCAGCAACCTGCCGATACGTTTAAAAGAACAGCTTCCAGTCCTGTAGACTCGCCCGGATTTGGCGGAGTGACAACACTCAAAACATCGGATGGGAAAATGACAGCTGTGGATGGTGAAGCCATAGTTTTTGGCTCCGGATCGGCTCCTGCTTTTGGTTCAGGGTCGTCCTTTTCGTTTGGAACTTTGGCTCACAGTTCGAGTTCTGCTGCCTTTAGTTCCAGCCCAATGAACAATAGTCAGTCTGCTTTTGAGAACATTTTTGGGCCCAAGCctactttttcttccacggcaaCAAATATGGCCAAACCGCTTTTCGGTTTAACCAAAAGTATGGAAGGGAAGAAGACAGAAGAGCCAGAGTCACCTGCTTTGATTGCAAAGCCTTCAGAAGATGATGAGGAACTAGGTATCCAAGGCCCTTTGGCCCAGAAAGCTGGTCACGTGTTTGACGAGATTGACGACGGCCGAAAAGGCTACGTTGCTGCTTCAAATATAGAAGACCTTCTGGATCGGCTCGGCGAAGGGTTTCATGGGAGCGAACTAGACTTGCAGGTGTCCCTGATCGACCCTAGCGGTACCGGTCAATTACAGCGCTCGGCGTTCGTTCAATGGTACGTCAACCACGTCGATGGTGGAATTCGGGACGTCAGTGACTCACGTTCACTCGACTCGGATGACCGGGCGGAGCGAGAAGAGGAGCGCGAACATACGCGCAAGCGCTTTATGGACATGGCCGTCGAGGACCAGTTCGGATACGCAGTGGACGCTTCCGATTTTGGGAAGCTAATGGAGTCCATGGGCACGACATACTGCGAAGAGGAGCACGTCGAGACAATCAAGAAGCTCCAGAAGAAGCCTAGGAACATGATTTATCTGGACGATTTCTGCGACTGGTACGTTGCTTGGCTATTCAATGGTGACGAAGATTCTGTCAGCGAGAAGGACGACCAGGATATAGCTAAGGGAAAAGAGGATAAGGGCCTCTCCCCCTACGGCACTGCTGGAGGGTGGGGTGATACGTTTAAGAAGCAGGGTGATAGCGGAGGTTGGAAGTGCGACGTGTGTATGGTACACAACGAGTCGTCCTTGACGAAGTGCGCTGCTTGCGAGACGCCACGCCCCGGTCACAGGGATACAGAATCCCTCGCGATTCCCGAATCCAAATGTAGTGGTTCAATCGGTCCGAGTGGGTTCACTTTTGGGGTTCCAGCTGCCAGTGCTATAAGTAAAACAGAAGGGTCAGGCTTCATCTTTGGTGAAgctccgttgccaccattGGCCGCCCCGGCCAGAAGTGACATGGCTGGATCCGCAGCAAGCGCAAGCAGTGGTTTCACATTCGTTTCTCTCCACATTACAGACCAAACGTTGTCTCGGGTCCAGCGGTCAACCTCTTCTTCGACCTCGAATTCTGTTTCCCCCCTGTCATCAACGACGCCTCAGAAGCCCTTCTCCGCAGCCCTGAAGACCAGCAGTGCTTTCCCATCGATGTCCAGTAGCGCCCCTACTCCGGCGTCAGCATCAGTAAATGCATCGTCGTCAGCAGCGTTTCCTCcaatgtcgtcgacggcTCCGACGCCCTTCTCCGCACCCTCGAAGACCAGCAGTGCTTTCCCATCGATGTCCAGTAGCGCCCCTACTCCGGCGTCAGCATCAGTAAATGCATCGTCGTCAGCAGCGTTTCCTCcaatgtcgtcgacggcTCCGACGCCCTTCTCCGCAACCCTGAAGACCAGCAGTGCTATCCCACCGATGTCCAGTGGCGCCCCTACTCCGGCGTCAGCATCAGTAAAGGCATCGTCGTCAGCAGCGTTTCCTCcaatgtcgtcgacggcTCCGACGCCCTTCTCCGCACCCACAAAGACGGCCACTTCATCGGCTCCCGGAATTTTCTTCCCATCCACAACATATGTATCTCCGTCGTCTTCAATTCAGCCTCAATCAAGAATAGTTGCTGCCAATCCGTTGCTCCGGGGAAACGGCGCAGAGACTCTAGACTTATCCGACTGTTCTAGGCAGTTTCTGGATATCGCTCAGAAGATGAATATAAACCTGGTGGACCTGTCGTCCCACTTACCGTCAATGGCTCGGCATTCCGTTGAAATTTCTATTTCAGACGTAGTAGCTGATCTCCGGGATTGCATGGTGGCGCTTTTTGACATACAGTTTTCGTTGTCTCACATCAAGGACAAAAGTGCAACCTCTCTTTACATGCGAGCCCATACAACACGTTTGTTTTCCGAAAGTAGGCAGACCATAGACATGCTGTCTTCACAGAATACGGATTCTTTTGTTCTGAACCAACCACTTGATAGCGAATCAGAGAAACGACGGCGCGAGATGGCATCAACTGCTTACAAGTTCCATGGCTACTTGGAAAGACTTGAAAAACAAACAGCACTATTGGAGGATTTTCGCGGTCCGAACGGACCTGGAAGGTTAATTCACCAGCTTACATCCCTTCTGAATGATACGAAAGCCTTCAGAGATGAAGTTGTTCGAATGGGAGGACGAGTTGAAGAGATTTGGAAAGTCGGAAGAAGTAGAAAATTGCGCAGTAGGGGTGTTTCCCCGGCGCGAGCCAGCGTTCAAGCCCGAACGAAGACATCTTCCAGTTGTGCTTCCGTTCTCGATCTTTGCATAAGTGTCGACAAATCGTTCCAGCGTTTAACTACCCCGTCTATCACGGTATTTAAGTTGATGCAACCTTGCGAGCCTGCGCCTGTTGAGAAGGCAACCTTTCGTAGACAGTGGAATAGTAAATACGCGATAGCTCAGTCAATACCGTTGAGCATTGGGATGACAGACATTGAACGTCGACGTCCCGCAAACGAATCTCTTTTATTTTCGCAACAAGCGCGATATGTACACCGTCGTGCATGGGACGGATCGTCAGTTGATACATCTCAAGCACAGAAGCTCTCGTTCTCTCCACCGAAGGAACTGACTATGAGAAATACGGTGGATGCTGCCCAGAACTCTCTCGCTAAATTTGGCACAACTAGGACAGCTGTAAATGGAGCCCTCAGCATTGCAGAGCGCGGCGTTGGAAAGCCAATAGCTACTCAGTCCGTGAACACCCCCCACGAGATCGCATCTATAAAGCCAGAAGCAGTTCTTTCCGCTGTTTCAGCAGCTCTCCCTCCGCTTTCAACAAAAGCACCAACAGCATTCTCAGCTCAGGCATCCCCGGATTCTACGGAAAATCAAATGGCACCTCAGACTCGATCTTTCGATTCTTCCAACCGAAATGATCAAGGAGGGGCAGTCCCAAGAATGGATCTGGACAAAGCATCCAGTTTGCCCGACTCGCTGGTGAAGACAGACAATTCGAAGTCAAGGGATAGTCCGGCTATCTCTAGGAGTTACAGagaattgttggaagacttttATGTGAAGTATTGCCCGACAAAGCTCGGTGACATCGAGAAGCTCTTGGAAAAATACAAG GGCCGCGAAGCTGAAATGTTTGCCAAGCTATCTAAGAAGTATAATGTAGCAAATCCGTTAGGTTCGACAGATCCACCTATAAGCGGCTCCTTCGGAGCAGCCGACAGGTCTTCCAAAAACCCTTTCACCCAGTCTGCTGCTCAAAAGGGCCCATCTCTGTCCTCTGTCCAGAGGACATCTGATGCTTCGAGCCTGTCCCCCTTCAGAGCTAGTGTACCTGGAGTTTCATCTCACCTTGGAGCAACAGGAAGCTCGCAAGATATTCTCAGTGCATCGTCcggagcttttggaacatCGCACCCAAGTCCTGCAGGTTTTTCAATGACTTCGAACGCCAACCACACGGTGTCTTCTGCATTCGGATCTTCATCGACCGCTACAGCGATGCACTCTGAATTGGGTCCTGTGATGGATACTACAAAGTCACCATTTGATTCAGCTGGGACGCCTGCATTCGGACAGCTGATATCCTCTCCTTCCACGACTCCATTTGGCATGTCAGCGCAGTCATCTTCTGCAATCTCTTTAAAGAGCGGTCAATTGTTTACCGGCGGAAATCCACGTGAAACACTGCTAGCCTTCTACAATCAGCACAACCCTTCGAAAGTCGCTGAGGTAGACCGTTTACTGGCGAAATATCAGGGCAAGGAAGATCAAATGTTTCGCAATCTGGCAAAAAAATACAATCTTGATCCCTCTACGTTTGGTATTTCGTCTGGACCATCGGCGGCTTTAGCTTTCGGTAGCCCCACAATAGGAGCTCCAACCAACTTTGGACAGCCATCTGCGCTTGGTGGTGGGTCGCCTTTTGGTGCACCAGTTCCGGCACCTGGCCGGTTTGGAGGAGCCATTTCTGGAGGTGGCTTTTCACAGTTTTCATCACCAAGCTCAGCGCCCTCGCCGTCTGGGCTTAGCTCCTCGGGTGCCTTTGGATCTGCGAGTTTTGGTGCGCTAGCCCAATCTCCGGCGCCTTCTGGCTTTGGTGCGTTTGGGTCGGCATCACTCGCGTCACCCTTCGGGTCAACAACACCCTTTGGTGCCGCACGTCGATAG
- a CDS encoding predicted protein, which yields MIAKRFGGASTSTGGKGSVRRKKKVATRSNSAQTDAKLTSTLKKLGATNIPGIEEVNFFKEDGKVIHFKNPKVQAAVAANTYIISGPSETKPLQELLPSIVSQLGMDNLASLQNMAQGAASGAPAAIPEGEEDDDDDDVPDLVEGNFEEASEK from the coding sequence ATGATCGCCAAGCGATTTGGAGGTGCTTCTACCTCGACGGGAGGAAAAGGCTCCGTCCGTCGTAAGAAGAAGGTCGCAACTCGGTCGAATTCAGCCCAGACGGACGCCAAGTTGACATCAACACTGAAAAAACTTGGGGCTACCAACATTCCTGGCATTGAAGAGGTCAACTTTTTCAAGGAAGACGGCAAGGTTATCCACTTTAAGAACCCCAAAGTTCAGGCTGCCGTGGCTGCTAACACATACATCATCTCAGGACCTTCCGAAACCAAGCCACTGCAGGAACTTCTCCCCAGCATTGTATCTCAACTAGGTATGGACAACCTAGCTTCGCTCCAGAACATGGCTCAGGGCGCAGCGTCTGGTGCCCCGGCTGCCATCCCGGAAggcgaagaagacgatgatgatgacgatgtcCCCGATCTTGTGGAAGGAAACTTTGAGGAAGCCTCGGAAAAGTAA
- a CDS encoding tetracycline resistance protein (Some sequence similarity to tetracycline resistance (Tcr) protein which functions as a metal-tetracycline/H+ antiporter. Most EST support on 5' end, 7 predicted transmembrane domains.) — protein sequence MSPYARPLMDRIGSFFYSSEDSTDIDKQRAKQHTPANHDKLGKSHLQKPKFPRSWRRKIPPTVSLPLLVLLDMLAVSLVVPLLFQYYQTAGVTRAHERELLSALFSASQIIGGLLVGALTDAKLVRRKSILFLSFGGSALSYALIVYGGLPALIFSRVLVGLVKHTMTVATTMLSNCTTKDTRAKHMGRLTASSTAAWIVGPSIGALAYQYVDERAPALFACAIFATNMVLAAVLLEGDTFESSHPKNDNPDEQSDHTNVEHDEKKKAVGGNTIFNRLKSCFTSKALSSVVLTQLVVTWVSKATSFSQLGSFYEDMYDLPSYHRGYISSFQQLLHFAAQATLVGPVMQQLGGERRTTCLCTAVLSVAVLFKAQGSLWFFLIALCPVLALCSTMIHLSLQTLVTHVAPSESIFSVLAALDVLQNAVSVSVPFYRTILFRLLSADNSAAMQGDPDPMSWIVTSAMHWAVATVAITYLLLWNEGMRTENIQHKKRG from the coding sequence ATGTCACCATATGCCCGTCCTCTCATGGACCGTATCGGCTCCTTTTTCTACTCTAGTGAAGATTCCACGGATATTGACAAGCAACGAGCAAAACAACATACGCCGGCCAACCACGATAAGCTGGGCAAAAGCCATCTGCAAAAGCCGAAGTTTCCGCGTTCTTGGCGCCGCAAAATACCTCCAACTGTGTCCCTGCCACTGCTCGTGCTCCTGGATATGTTAGCCGTTTCGCTGGTGGTGCCGTTACTCTTTCAATACTATCAAACCGCTGGCGTCACTCGCGCTCACGAGCGGGAGCTTCTTAGCGCACTCTTTTCCGCCTCACAAATCATCGGTGGTCTACTCGTAGGCGCACTGACCGACGCGAAGCTCGTACGCCGCAAGAGTATTCTCTTCTTGTCGTTTGGCGGATCTGCTCTCTCCTACGCACTCATTGTGTACGGCGGATTGCCCGCATTAATTTTCAGCCGTGTCCTCGTCGGACTCGTCAAGCACACCATGACGGTGGCCACCACCATGTTGAGTAATTGTACTACCAAAGATACGAGAGCGAAGCATATGGGGCGCTTGACGGCTTCTTCGACCGCGGCGTGGATTGTTGGACCGTCCATTGGTGCGCTCGCATATCAATACGTTGACGAACGGGCGCCTGCTTTGTTTGCTTGTGCCATCTTTGCTACCAACATGGTACTGGCAGCTGTATTATTGGAAGGGGACACTTTTGAGAGTTCACATCCTAAGAATGACAACCCGGATGAGCAGTCGGACCACACGAATGTTGAACATGatgagaaaaagaaggccGTTGGTGGTAATACCATTTTTAACCGATTGAAATCTTGTTTCACCTCGAAGGCACTAAGTTCTGTTGTGTTAACGCAGCTGGTTGTCACTTGGGTCAGCAAGGCCACCAGCTTTTCGCAGCTCGGAAGCTTCTATGAAGATATGTATGATTTGCCATCGTATCACCGTGGTTATATTTCCAGCTTTCAGCAATTGCTACACTTTGCTGCTCAAGCTACCTTGGTTGGGCCGGTGATGCAACAGCTTGGAGGCGAACGTCGTACTACTTGTTTGTGTACTGCTGTTTTGTCAGTGGCTGTGTTGTTTAAGGCCCAAGGATCTCTGTGGTTCTTTTTAATTGCACTCTGTCCGGTGCTTGCGCTCTGCTCTACTATGATCCACTTGAGCCTGCAAACGCTGGTAACGCATGTGGCCCCTTCTGAGTCTATTTTTTCCGTTTTGGCGGCTTTGGATGTCTTACAAAACGCGGTTTCCGTCTCGGTTCCCTTTTACCGGACTATACTCTTTCGGTTACTTTCAGCCGATAATTCAGCTGCCATGCAAGGCGACCCCGATCCTATGTCATGGATTGTGACGAGCGCCATGCACTGGGCAGTTGCTACTGTGGCTATCACGTATTTGCTCCTTTGGAACGAAGGCATGAGGACCGAGAATATACAGCACAAAAAAAGAGGCTGA
- a CDS encoding predicted protein, producing the protein MNPASSAVSLADVVPLNARNFRTILVFDSIQCDGRFVLHTLATKVLTSVRGRLLWLAGSGAWTPNLIANAMKKMGCEAAASYIRQLSSSNQESTRTSMVAQDPFAICSFVSRYQQELDQLEIDESLDGGKLCKSLYSEIKEWLLQSSGSGSASVPAWIVLDDVSALAALLGDNLAYALVLAIWTLQKEHCVGLIVGHT; encoded by the exons ATGAACCCTGCTAGCTCCGCTGTGTCCTTGGCCGATGTAGTTCCTCTCAACGCAAGAAATTTTCGCACGATTCTAGTGTTTGACTCCATTCAGTGCGATGGGCGTTTTGTACTTCATACGCTCGCGACAAAGGTCTTAACATCAGTAAGAGGACGGTTGCTGTGGTTGGCAGGGAGCGGGGCTTGGACTCCGAATTTAATAGCCAACGCCATGAAAAAAATGGGTTGCGAAGCAGCCGCATCCTACATCCGGCAGCTTTCTTCGTCAAATCAAGAGTCAACCCGTACAAGCATGGTCGCCCAGGACCCGTTTGCAATCTGCTCGTTTGTATCCCGATATCAGCAGGAACTGGATCAGTTGGAGATTGATGAGAGCTTGGATGGGGGAAAGCTATGCAAAAGTTTGTATTCGGAGATAAAGGAATGGTTATTGCAGTCGTCGGGCTCTGGTTCAGCTAGCGTACCAGCCTGGATCGTACTGGACGATGTTTCCGCACTCGCTGCTCTTCTAGGCGACAATTTAGCCTACGCTCTAGTACTGGCCATTTGGACTTTGCAAAAAGAGCATTGTGTAGGGCTTATT GTGGGACACACGTGA
- a CDS encoding predicted protein, translated as LNAKWTIWYDNPRLAPEGADWKENLKMCGHFDSVESFWRVYNNLKPASQIGLNSNYSVFRYGVEPSWEDACNREGGKFVFSIPKKDGKSRIDDFWLHTVLSTIGETMDATGDQVNGVVVSIRKHQDRVALWLKSSDKAICGQIGVRWKKILNLDSQFLQYQTHKDAAESGRSFRNETYFEV; from the coding sequence CTTAACGCCAAATGGACCATATGGTATGACAATCCTCGTTTGGCTCCTGAAGGTGCCGACTGGAAGGAAAACTTGAAGATGTGCGGTCACTTTGATTCCGTCGAATCTTTCTGGAGAGTCTACAACAATCTCAAGCCAGCCTCCCAAATTGGTCTCAATTCAAACTATTCCGTTTTCCGGTATGGTGTGGAACCAAGCTGGGAAGACGCATGCAATCGTGAAGGCGGAAAGTTCGTATTTTcaattccaaagaaagatGGCAAAAGCAGAATCGATGACTTTTGGCTTCACACTGTCCTATCAACAATAGGAGAAACAATGGATGCCACCGGTGATCAAGTCAATGGTGTTGTCGTATCAATTCGAAAGCACCAAGACCGTGTCGCACTATGGCTGAAATCTAGTGATAAGGCTATTTGCGGTCAAATTGGAGTGCGCTGGAAGAAAATTCTCAACTTAGACTCGCAATTCTTGCAATATCAAACACACAAAGATGCCGCCGAAAGTGGAAGATCGTTTCGGAACGAAACTTATTTTGAGGTATGA
- a CDS encoding predicted protein, whose product ISNYEYLLAVNSAAGRSFHDLSRYPVFPWVVADYDSAKLDLNDEKTFRDLSKPVGALNEHRLQYFRTRLEGMEDMEEAFLYGTHYSAPGYVLFYLARSMPEHMLCLQNGKFDAPDRMFDSIKRCFNCALTNHADVKELIPEFYNAHHDFDFLINARGLQLGAMQNGDRVNDVELPPWARSARDFIKKNRSALESEICTRQLPRWIDLIFGCKSRGEGALQAMNLFHRTAYL is encoded by the coding sequence ATCAGCAACTACGAATATCTGCTGGCGGTAAATTCAGCAGCTGGTCGGAGCTTTCACGATCTTTCAAGGTATCCCGTCTTTCCATGGGTTGTTGCTGACTACGACAGTGCGAAGTTGGATCTGAATGACGAAAAGACGTTTCGTGATCTTAGCAAGCCTGTGGGAGCGCTCAACGAACACCGCTTGCAATACTTTAGGACGAGGTTGGAAGGAATGGAGGATATGGAAGAAGCATTTCTATATGGCACACATTATTCAGCCCCAGGATATGTCCTCTTTTATTTGGCTCGATCAATGCCGGAGCACATGTTATGTTTACAGAACGGGAAGTTTGACGCCCCAGACCGCATGTTTGACAGCATCAAACGGTGTTTCAACTGCGCATTGACGAACCATGCGGATGTGAAAGAATTGATTCCTGAGTTTTACAATGCCCATCATGATTTTGACTTTCTAATCAATGCTCGTGGTTTGCAGCTAGGGGCAATGCAGAACGGCGATCGGGTCAATGATGTGGAACTACCACCCTGGGCCCGATCTGCACGAGATTTTATCAAAAAGAATCGTAGTGCTTTGGAGTCCGAAATCTGCACGCGCCAACTTCCTCGATGGATTGATTTGATTTTTGGGTGTAAGTCGCGGGGAGAAGGCGCACTCCAAGCAATGAACCTTTTCCACCGAACAGCCTATCTT